The Paraburkholderia sp. FT54 sequence GATCTGCCGGCGGACCTCGGCGCGGCTGCCGGGGAACTGGTCGCGACGCTGTGGACGAGGTCCACGACGTCAGCACAGGCGGCGCTCGAGGCACTGCGGACTGATGCCGAGGCGGAGAAGGCCAGCGCGCGCAACGAGGTATCGTCGCTGCAGGCCGAACTCGTGCGGACCGAAACGGCACTCGAGCAGCGCACTGGCGCGTTGCTGGCGGCACAGGTGCGCATTCAGGAGCTTGAGCAGGTGCAGACTGCCGGGGAGGCGACGCGCCAGGCGCTCGGGACTCAAATCGCGCTACAGCAGGACGAGATTGGCGCGCGCGATCGGGCACTGGCGCAGGCGAGGGCGGATTTTTCGGGTGAACTCGACAAACTGCGGAGCAGCGCTGAGCTCGCGGAAGAGCGTTTGCGGGCGGCCGAGACGCGAGCGCTCCTTGAGATCGAGCGGGAGCGGGGCGTGAGCGCACGGTCCCAGAAAGAGCTTGAGGCGGCCGCGCGCAGGGCGGAGCAGAGCGAGATCCGGCACCGGGAAGAAACACAGACACTGCAGGTTCAGCTTGGCGACGCGCGTCATCGCGCCGGCGTTGTAGAGGGGAATCTGGAAGCGCTTCGCAGTTCGAATGCGGCATACATCAAGGAACTTGACGCGCTGAGATTGCAACTCGCGACCACTGTCGCGAACCAGGCTGTGACGCCCAAGCGCCCGCCATCCTCCGTCGAGACCACCAAGCCTCGCCGCGCTGCACCCAAGGTCGCGACGAGGAAGCGATCGCAATCCTGATTCTGGTGCCGGCCCGTAACGTCGCCGGACCAATGCGATCGGGCACCCGCCGCAGTGCCGCCGGGTTTTCCGAGGAAGTCCGCGATCTATTACGCGCCAATTGCATCTTCGGTTCTCGGCGCCCATACTATCTCGTAATGCAATCCAATTCGACCCTCGTTACGAGATGGCTAAGTCCCCTGTCATTGAACAACACCAGCTTCGGCATGCAGTAAGGGTGGCCTCTATCACGGGGCAAAACCGCAAACGCGACGTAGCATTGCTTCTTGTGTTCTACGGGACTGGTCTGACACCGAACGAGGTCGCAAAGCTGCAAGTATCGGACTATCTCGTGGCAGATGGTCGGCACGTCGCGGAGACAACTTTGCGACCCGAAATAGCGTTCAATGGGAAGCGTCGGCCGTTGCTGTGGGTCAGTAAGAAAATCTGTGCTGCCGTTGACGACTATCTACAATCCAGATTGCATACCCGGCAGGGCGTAACCACTTCGCCTGCGGCCTTCCGAGGCCTAGACCCAAGTAGCCCGCTGTTCTTGACGGCAGACGGCGAGCCCTTCAGCTTTACGCCTCGAAAGAAGACTTCAGGCGCGGTTAGTTATTCTTGCGAGTCATTGACCGAAATCGTGCGTCGACTTCATCATCAGGCCGGCATCGAGCATGGGAACGCAAGCGCAGCGCGCCGGACTTTCGCTGTCAGGCTGCACCGCGACGGACGCTCGCTGAAGCTCATACAACAATTGATTGGAGTTTCCAGCCTATCTGCCGTTAAACGACTGATAGACGGCGATCCGGTTAAGCTGGCGTCGGTGGTAAGTGGAGTGATTTGACCGTCACGACGGACCGGTTCGTGTCGACGGGAGAGGAAAAACGCATGCGATTCATCGCAACGGTTTATTCGCAAAAGCGCGCGCGGGGCGCGGGCAAACTCCGGGCGGCATGAAGAAGCTGGACGAAACATAACGGGGCTGACGATGCAGTGGGCGATACCAGAAAATAGTCGCGAGAGAGTGAATGCAGCCGGCCGTACTCTCGTGACGGGATTTGGCGACACGATAGATAGCATGGATCGCTACCTCGAAGCGTACGCAGTGATGTCGAACTGGCGCGCCTCCCACCAGTTTCCACTGAACACGTTCAAGATCAATTTGCGTGATCGCGCAAGGAGCATTGATGAGTATGCCTTTGTGGCGCAGCGCCTCAAGCGCGCGCCGTCGATCGTTGCGAAGCTTAGTCGCTTTCCCAATATGCGTCTTACCCAGATGCAGGACATCGGAGGGTGCCGGGCCGTCCTTTCCACGCTAGCCGATGTGACGTTACTGCGCGACGCGCTAAAGAGCAGCAGGATCAAGCATCGGTTGGTCAACGAGAAGGACTACATCGCGGCCCCAAAGGAAGATGGATACAGGGGCATCCATCTCGTCTATCGCTACGTGAGCGATCGAAAGGAGACGTACAACAATCATTCGGTCGAAATCCAGATTCGGACCAACTTGCAGCATGCCTGGGCGACCGCCGTCGAGACTGTGGGGACACTGATTGGTCAAGGCCTCAAAGCCGATCAGGGAGAGAGGGTTTGGCTCGACTTTTTTGCGTTGGTTTCTGCGGCCTTTGCCATACGCGAGGGCGTCGACGGGCCTCGCGACTTTCAGGAGCTTCAGGCGATCCTACGCGTGATGGAGCGCGAGTTGCATGTCATAGACAGGCTGAGTGCGTTCCAGCGCGTGATGAAAGCAGCGATCGCAGATCCTGAGCGACGCCTGGCAGCCTATTTTTTGATGGTACTGGATGCGCCGAACGAAGAGGTCAACGTCCTGTCGTATGCACCTGACGAGTTCGATAAGGCAACTGCGGAGTACAAACGCGTGGAAGAAGCGGCAAAGCCCGGAGTCGACGCGGTACTGGTGGTCGCTGACTCGGCGCACGCGCTGAGAGTTGCTTATCCGAACTATTTTGGAGACACGTCGCTTTTTATCGCCGAACTTCAAAATATCATCGCGAACATTGAGCAGCCCGGTTAGCCTCGATGCTACCAAGCGGTTGAAGACCACTTACAACCGAAAAGCGAAGCTGAGCAGTAACCGACAAAGATTGACGATTAGACGAGACAGGTCGCATGGAAAAAACCTCGAGCATCATCACCGGCGACGCGTCGCCGTCTGGAAGCCCATTGGCAAATCCTAAGAAGTAAGGCGATGACCCGTTCGGTCTCGCTCGTGCTGCCGAAAGCATCAGACATGCATTTGTAGATAGCACGGACATTCGAGAGCGGGAAAAGACGGTACGCGACGCAAACGCGCACGCGCAAAAGATGAAAGAACTCGATGACGCGGAGTCAGAACGCAAGCGCACATTCAAGTCCAATTGGGTCGTGGCAGCGGCGTTCTGCTTTTTTCAGGCGCTGATCGCGCTCTACGGATTCAAGTCAAACAATGTGACATACATCCTTACTGCGGCGAATGGGTTTAGCGGGTTCTTCATCAGCCGGAAGTTTTGACGGGTAGGAAAACAGCGGCACCAATTTTCGACGACACCATTTGATGTCTTTTGTTCTCGATCACAACGCAACGGTGGCAACAATGGCAGTGCAAACACGCTGTCCGTACTCTACGGACGTATTGGACGGCTCGGAACCTGAAAATGCTGAACACATTCTACCCGTTGCATTCGGTGCGCCTGATAACTTCACCGTGCCGGCAAAAGCAGCGAAAAATACGGAAATGAATGACCTCATCGACGAGCCAGCAATTCATGACCCGATCATGAGGCTCATTGCTGCCGCTCAAGGTGTGCAGTCTCGTTCTGGGGCAGTGAAGGTTGATTTAGCAGGTACAGCGGTCGAAACTGGCGCGAATGTTCGTGTGACACTGGGGCAGGGTCATGCCACGTTCAAACTGCGTAATCCCGTAGATCGCGACCCGGTAACCGGAGAGATTCGCGGAGTGATGGGTTTCGGCGACGACGCTCAGAAGCTGTTAGAGCAATTTCAACGTGACTATGCCAAGAAGGGCAAGATGGTTGTTGCGGACGAAGCCATTCCCCGACATTCCGATGTAAATGTGCAGACAGCTATGGACTACCATGTAGTCCGCAGAGAGTTGGTCAAGATTGCATATCTCATGACCGTTCGCGCGTTCGGAGATCAGGCGATTATGTCGGAATCGGGGCGCTTGTATAGGGCAGCAATGATGGCTTCGACAATTGAGGAATTTAAGAGCGTTGGCATTGGCGGGGCGACGTTTCAGGACTTCTTTGCAGGCACGCCTCGCCCACAGCGCAAAAGCCAACACGCCCTTACATGCGTAAAGTTGGGCCCCACGATCATGTCATCGGTGACGCTGTTCGGTGGATTCAACGGCGTCTTTGTCACGCCCGCGGTTGGTTTCGACGCAGAAGACGCAGAAGGTGAAGTTGTCATCATCGAAGCGTCCGATAGAAAACTGTCGTCCTACAAGTATGTAGATGTCGTGGCAGATTTGATGACGACCGGAATGCCGCAAACCTAACGACGGCTGAAGAACGGAATACAGCGGGCCGCCGCTTGCTTTGTTTCACAAGGTTTTCGACCACGGAAATGCATTCCGCGTGCGAGCGCCCCGCACGCTGGCCGGTAGCCGCGAATCTAACCATGCAAGTTATGAAACCCACAGTCATTATTTCAGTAGAAACGCTTAGTGACTCCCTTACTAAAGAGGGGAACCCGGCGATTTTTGAGGCAGGCATCACTGCGCTGCTAGATGCTGGTTACCAAGTGGGGCTTGGCGATGCGGATGCACCGACCAAGGTGTTCACCGAGGCGGGCGAATTCGCTGCTTGGTTCAACAATCTGCGCGTTGACGTCGAGAACGCTTAAAGGCGACCGCCTGCCGTGCAAGCGGCAGGAATTGCAATGGCCTGCATGGGCAGGAAAACCGCATAACCAACGATCGTCGAGATTCGAATGAAACGCGTGCAGGTATTTGATGTTTCGGTGGACAAAGATGAAGCTCTTTGGAACACGATCAGGCGGCTATATCCGAAGGAGCTTGCGGCGCTGCCCAATGACACATCGCCCTACGTCAGCTATTTTGGTGCTGCCGGAAGCTTAACGGCGATTGTCACGTTTGTCTTCCCGAAGTCGAGCGAAGACGCTGAGTTTGAATATGCAGACGGCGTATGGAAAAGGACGCGGGACTGGAACGACTGACCGGAAACGCGCTCGCGCCGTTCGTGCGGGTCACAACGGAAAACAGGCAGGATAGACACATGACCGACGATGATCGAGATATGCCGCCAGATTCCGTGGCGAGCGTGAGAAAGCTAACGATAACTCCCGGCACTGGAGGTGATTTGCGTTCGTTTGCTCGCGTGGAAGTTGAATTTGTAGAGGGACAACCCGGCAGCGATGGCTCGACTAGCTCCGTCGCGGTCAGTCTTACTTTCAACGTCGATCGACTGACGTTAGACCAAGTGAAGGACTTCGCAATTCTGCACGCGAAGCGGCTGATGAACCACTGCGTCACGGACCCGCACTTGAAAATCGGTGACAGGCGCCTGGAAGACTGACTCGGAAGCATTGTGACCAATCGCTTCGGTTTGCCCAACATCGACGTTCTCACCTCGGGTGCTTATGCCGCACTGGCGATCACACCCGAGATCCGACGTTACCAAATGCTATCGAAGGTCGGTATCGCACTAATTAGCGCCGGATTTTTGTTGTAACTGCCGTTCGCGATTTGCGTGGTCGGCCCCTAAGACATCGGAAAAGCGCTCACGTCGCTCAACCAGGAAAACTGCTATGAATGAGGAAGACTCCCCGATCGCTCAAGGTAACGTCGATCTCCCGAGCGCTGAGGACTTCTGCCTTTCAGTTCCAATTTACGAGACGTTTCCGTTTGACAAGGATCAAACGACCCCCTTTTTTGCTATTGAACATTACAGTGGCACACTCGACTGCTTTTGCGAAGGTTGCGGTCGACACACGGTCTTCAATAGGATCGGCAAGGCAGACTATCGCGAGCATCATCATTCGCAGAATTACATCTTTTCGCTCTGGTTTGTTTGCTCCCGGAACAACGCCCATCGGAGCATGTTTTTCTTCCGCTCACATCAGGGAGTATTGCAGAAGATTGGGCAATACCCCTCGATGGCCGACCTTGACACGCCTGATCTGCAAAAGTACCGGACCGTTTTGGGGAAGGAGCGATTTCGCGAACTGACGCGGGGCGTGGGTTTAGCCTCTCACGGTGTCGGCATCGGAGCTTTCGTTTATTTGCGGCGGGTGTTCGAAAGCTTGATCGAAGAAGCGAAGCCTGAAGCTTCGCAGCAACATGGCTGGGATGATAGTGCATTCGCTGCTGCGAGGATGGACGGAAAAATCCAAATGCTGAAGCAAATCCTTCCGCGCTTTTTGGTAGAAAACCGAAACCTGTACGGAATCTTGAGCGTTGGCGTGCACACTCTTTCGGAGCAGGAATGTCTCGACGCATTCCCGGCAGTTAAGCTCGCGATCGAGTTGATCCTCGATGAGATGTTGGAGAAGAGCAATCGGGAGAAAAAGTTGGCCGAAGCGAAGAAAAGCCTAAGCTCGTTGGGGGCGGTAATAAAAAAGCCCAGTGGCGCATAGGGAAAGCGCTCACGCCGGTCTCGCGGGTGCAACAAACAAACTTATGTAATAGCGACAGGTACAAGATGGATGATCTAGATCTGCTGAAAGCCATCCCGTCAGAGGTAGTCAAATCTGCGTATGACGATGCAGTCTCGCCAGTGTTGAAGGAAACCGGAAAGTTCGGCCAAGACATCTTGAAGACTTTGCGCTTGGTATTTTTCCCTGTGCAATACGCTGCGGCTCTTCAGGATAGGTTGGCCAAGCATCTTGAAAGATCTATCGCGCGGGTGCCGGAAGAACGCCGAGTCGCGCCGGTTGAGTCGCTGGCGTTACCCATCGCGGATCAGTTCAAATTCCACGATGAGCAAAGCGTCGTCGGCCAGATGTTCGAGCGATTGTTGTCTCGCGCGATGGATCGAGAACGCGTCGGTGAGGCTCATCCTGCATTCGTTCAAATCGTTGGCCAGCTAGCCCCGGATGAAGCCGTCCTGATCAAGCAAATCGCCGATGCTCGTCCCGCGGCCTACATGCGACCGCCGAAGAAAGGCGCGGCTGCGCTCCTTAATGAAGAGCGGGTAGCGTTGATCAAAGATTCAGGTCTGTCTGAAGACCTGAAAGGTCGCCTCTCAGCAGCAGTCGTGCGTCCAGAGGAGCTTGCACAGCCCGAGTTGGTGTACACCTACATAGAGCATCTGGTGTCTTTGGGCATCGCCGCATACACCAATGAGCCGTGGCAGGCAGACTTTCAAGGCGCACAGTATGCCGGCTTTGATTTTTGGTTCATCGAACTCAACGGGCTAGGTCGATTGTTTCATCGGGCTTGTCTGGTGGACGACTAGGAAAAGCGAGAGAACACAATGAGGCGTTCGATTGACCCGCGTTCCGCGAAACTCACGGTGATGGCTTTGCAGCGGTACGGATTCGCGTGCCTCGTTGGAGCTTTGATAACGGTTTTCGTCTTGCACCCGCCCATCACCAGTGCCGACTATGCCGGATGGGTGCAGGCGCTTGGCTCAATAGGAGCAATCTTATATGCGGTAAGCATCGCGTCGAACCAACGCCGCGACGCGGAAAGGCGAGATATTATGCTCCGTTCAAGCAGGCTCGCAGCAGTTCGGGGAATGACGGAGCACGCCGTCGACGTCGTAGGAGGGGCAACCATCGCGCTTCTCGAACGCAGCCTTGCAGAGAATTACGTCGCGAACCACGATGCGGCGATTTTCGACGAAGCATTTCGCATGCTCCAACAAATCCCGATGCTCGATCTTGGAACAGTCGGCGCGGTTGAGGGCGTGACACTGATAAAGAACGGAGTCAACGCGATGAAGGCTAATCTGGCGATGCTGCATCGGGATCCCTTGCCCATACGCCAAGACCACGCCCAAGTTGCACGGCGGGCGCGCGAGATTCAGTTCCAAATGGAATCGGGGCGGCAAAAGGTCGCTGCAGAGGTCATTCGGCTCTTGAACGAGTTTGCTCCAATGCCCAAGGCCGAATGAGCGGGAAAGGAATTTGATAGGAAAAGCGCTCGCGCCGGTCGTGCGGGTCGTACAGGAAAACAAGGAATAACATGCCAGATATTATCTCCAGCCTTCAAATGGCGATGGATATCACGAAGAAGCTTCGTGACCTAAACGAAAAGGTGAAGGACGCTGACATGAAAATGCTGTTGGCCGACCTTCAGGGCGAGATAGCTGACGCGAAATTGGAAGTTGTAGGCCTCAAGGAGCAAGTTGTGGCGTTGTCCGCTAAGAACGCCGAGCTGTCTGCGCAACTCAGTGCGCGTTCGTCTGAAAGGCCTATTGCCATGAACGGTGGCTACAGATTCGGCGAAGAAGGGCCTTTTTGCGTCTCCTGCTTCGAGGGGGCTGGCAAAAAGGTTCTGCTTCCGCCCGCGACGGGAATACACGCGCACTTCGGTCAATGGTATTGCCCGGTCTGCAAGAACCATAGCTGACACCTTGGAAAACGACATGCGCAAAGAATATCAGGAGTGGCTATGGACAAATCACGGCGCAATAACTGGCGACCTCTCGCTGGTCGCCCGGTGACTGTTGTGAGGCGAACGACTCCGAACGACAAAAGCCACGCGCTCTCCGACTTTCTGAAACATCCAGCCGTGCTCTTGATACTTGGCTTCCTGCTGACGGGCGTCGTTGGTACTTGGCTGACGAATTTTCACACCGAGAGGCAACGCGTGCGCGATGTGAGCAACAGGAGCATGGACAATCTCCGCACGTCCATGGACGACCTCGCGGCCGGATATTCTCAGTATTTCAGTCGCACAGTGGAACTCATCCGCGAAGTTGAGAGTGGGGCGCCCAAAACCGAGCTTGCTGTTTCCCGAGGGCGGTACCGCGATGCGTACGAACATTGGAAGGAACGGTACGATGTCAATATGCCCAACATCCAACAGCGCTATCCAAGCAACGCCGCAACACGAGCACTCAGGACCGTTTCCGCCGGCATCGACATCGGCATGCGTGATTTGAATCAGTGTATTAACGACAATACCCTACGCTCGCTTCCCATGAAAGTAGGTTCACGCATCTATACCCTTGCCTGCGGCGATTCGAGCACATCGGCCGTCACAGCCACCGGTCGAATCACTGTTTACACGGACTGCGTCCAGAAGCTACTCAGCGAGATGCGCCCGGATCCGACGAAAGATGAACTACCGGTCGGCGACGACAGAAAAAACTGGGACATCGTGGCAAAAGCCTGCGATCCCGAGCGGCTCTTTAGCGGAGGCGCTGAGAAGGCAGTGCAAAAGTAATGAATTGGAGCCCTAGATTGCGTTGAGTAAGTGACGTCGTTGCAGAAAACCGCAACAAATCGACCGGAAAACAAGGGATGGCAACGGGATGGTCAGTCAGGGCATGGCCAGCATGTTCTGGAGAGCATGGCGAGGCGAAGAGCGGTTTTCCAGCCCCTCGTCGCGCACGGCTGCGTTACATGAATGCCCTTGAAGATGAAGCCGTCGAGGCCGGATACGGCTGGCGCGGGGAATGCCAGCGTGACGACCGAGGCGCTGAACCGGTGACCATCGCAGTTCGCAACACCTGAGACCACGGAACGAACACGAAACAAATCGAAGCCGAAGCGAGCGAATATCTGGCGCACACCCTCGGCAAATTTTACATTCACGGACGTGACTGAGGAAGAACGTCATGCAGCGTTCATGCTTGCTTGTACGATGCCAGATCGGGCCGTTATCAAAGACTTTATCGTTGCTGCAAGCGAAACTGAAGTTGTCCGCGCTGGCTTGCCTGCTAGCGTTGCGCAGACCCTCCCGCCCTTGGTCGTGCGCCTCGAAAACATTTCGTATGCAAGATGACCAACTCCAGACGATTGTCGACCGCTTTGTTGAGGCTCAACAACATGTAAGCGATCAATATCAAGAGGCAGTGAACATGCCATTAAAAGATATCCGCTCGGTGTTCCTGCCGTACTGCGTCAAACGTCAGGATGATTGACGGTATGCCGTCTTGAATCGCGAGTACAAACCCGTTGGGTTCTGGACGGGCGCTCACGTGACATACGCCGATCATTCCGTTCTGGTGAAAATAAAAGGGCTTACAGCCGCTCGCGCGGCGCGCATTTCATACAAAAATGATCCCAACGTCGAAGCCATCTATCTGTACAACGACGGCTGCGTGCCGACAGAAAGTGCCGAGAACATGACCGCGTATCTTGGGCGCCTTGCGGTGTTAGCGAAGCTAGAAATCGACGGTGAGCCGCCCACGATGCCAGCCTAGGAAAAGCCACATGTCTACAGCGTTCGACTACGCCGCATTCATTGACGAACTACGTGAATTGGTGGTGCGAGCTAGGGAGTTTCGTCCGGACGAACGCAGCCTGAAAAGCGA is a genomic window containing:
- a CDS encoding DNA-binding protein, whose amino-acid sequence is MTDVLPDETRIAAEIDRLKVEFPRTRELYREVCALLFFRFGVTPTANRLYQLVRRGSMGTPTAVLAEFWKELREKSRVRIEHPDLPADLGAAAGELVATLWTRSTTSAQAALEALRTDAEAEKASARNEVSSLQAELVRTETALEQRTGALLAAQVRIQELEQVQTAGEATRQALGTQIALQQDEIGARDRALAQARADFSGELDKLRSSAELAEERLRAAETRALLEIERERGVSARSQKELEAAARRAEQSEIRHREETQTLQVQLGDARHRAGVVEGNLEALRSSNAAYIKELDALRLQLATTVANQAVTPKRPPSSVETTKPRRAAPKVATRKRSQS
- a CDS encoding site-specific integrase; translation: MAKSPVIEQHQLRHAVRVASITGQNRKRDVALLLVFYGTGLTPNEVAKLQVSDYLVADGRHVAETTLRPEIAFNGKRRPLLWVSKKICAAVDDYLQSRLHTRQGVTTSPAAFRGLDPSSPLFLTADGEPFSFTPRKKTSGAVSYSCESLTEIVRRLHHQAGIEHGNASAARRTFAVRLHRDGRSLKLIQQLIGVSSLSAVKRLIDGDPVKLASVVSGVI
- a CDS encoding RelA/SpoT domain-containing protein, encoding MDRYLEAYAVMSNWRASHQFPLNTFKINLRDRARSIDEYAFVAQRLKRAPSIVAKLSRFPNMRLTQMQDIGGCRAVLSTLADVTLLRDALKSSRIKHRLVNEKDYIAAPKEDGYRGIHLVYRYVSDRKETYNNHSVEIQIRTNLQHAWATAVETVGTLIGQGLKADQGERVWLDFFALVSAAFAIREGVDGPRDFQELQAILRVMERELHVIDRLSAFQRVMKAAIADPERRLAAYFLMVLDAPNEEVNVLSYAPDEFDKATAEYKRVEEAAKPGVDAVLVVADSAHALRVAYPNYFGDTSLFIAELQNIIANIEQPG
- a CDS encoding Abi-alpha family protein translates to MDDLDLLKAIPSEVVKSAYDDAVSPVLKETGKFGQDILKTLRLVFFPVQYAAALQDRLAKHLERSIARVPEERRVAPVESLALPIADQFKFHDEQSVVGQMFERLLSRAMDRERVGEAHPAFVQIVGQLAPDEAVLIKQIADARPAAYMRPPKKGAAALLNEERVALIKDSGLSEDLKGRLSAAVVRPEELAQPELVYTYIEHLVSLGIAAYTNEPWQADFQGAQYAGFDFWFIELNGLGRLFHRACLVDD